From Poecilia reticulata strain Guanapo linkage group LG3, Guppy_female_1.0+MT, whole genome shotgun sequence:
GCACTAAAGATGACGAGTGCTGCGGCGACCAGATGTGCGTGTGGGGTCAGTGCAGCAAAAATGCTACCAAAGGAGAAGCCGGCAGCACTTGTCAAGTCCAGAACGATTGTCAGCCAGATCTCTGCTGTGCAATTCATAATGGTACAACACAGCACATCGTGCACAAATCAGTTACTGTCTATGATCtcagttgacaaaaaaaaaacaaacacatttcctgttttgcaGCCTTGCTCTTCCCCGTTTGTTCGGTCAAACCGATTGAACGTGAACGCTGTTTTGATGTCTCCAACaacctgatggagctgctgtcCTGGGACATGCAGGATAACAAACCCAGGCAACACTGTCCATGTGCAGGAGAGCTTCAATGCCAGCACCTCGGGTGAGTGcagcacgttttttttttctgtgaccgTGATGGTACACGTATTACACTGATATTCATTGAGTTGCTCCTTCCTTACTGTTTGACAGGCGTGGATCCATGTGCCTGAAAGCAGAGGACTCGAGTGAAGAGGACCTGACAGACTCTCTGTACTCAGAAATTGATTACATTCTCTAGACATGGCTTGACTGAATTTATACTCTCTCAAGCAGCATGAAATGTCTTCCCACTGTCTTTTTGCCAGCTTAATCCAAAGTTGTAAAGTTACCATACCTAATATAATGGACGCTAATAAGAGTTTCAGtcactgattgtttttatttctttgagaaTTAAATGGCAAAGTTTTTATACTGAATGTTGCTTAAGCCATCCATGTGATTTCTGTCAGGATTCAACCTTTAGTCCCAACTGGGATTACCGATTGAAATCAGCTGTTTCTCTGAAATTATGATACAATGAGGTTGTGTTGTTTCCCTCACTCCTTAGCTAAATGGCCCTAATactttaaatatacattttttttattggaaggTGTTCATcttatttggctttttttattaatcatatgatttttattttttgcaagaaTTATAGGAAGAGTTTGATGATCATTAAAGATTTTTCCGGCGTTGCTGAATGCCTGAAAAATGGATATGGATCATTTCTAAATAGATGAAATGCTTACTCTTTTTttaactgatcattttaaactgCTTGAATATATTTCAAGAGATGCttgtatattttcataaatttgttgaatgaaaacatgaataattctGAGTTTGTGTTAAAAGATAGTCTCGCTAGTTTTATACACCAATGCCACATTTGAATTCTTTTGACTTGCGCCAGGCAAAGCAGTGTATATCCCAACTAATCAGGTATCCAGACAAAATCTATATGGTTCTTAAAGAAACATGCACCGATGGCTTTGTAATTGCTTTCATGTTTGACCAtataaagttttagtttttaataaagcTTCTTTTCTAAATACTGGTCCATCACATCTAAAGTTACGCATTTAAAAgcaattctttcattttctcccACAGGTCCACTGGACGACATTATGACTCCGCTTCCTTATGGGGTTTATGCATCATtgctttgaaataataaaaaaataataatttcatatACACTTTAGAAGCATCGTTATAAGTATCTAATGTTTGTGAATGCAGCAGTTTGTGATCCAATTAGACTTTTGCTCTTCTCTTAGTCAAACTTGTTGCTCTGgctgtagaataaaaaaaatatataaataaaaccaaagtcCCTTTTGTGAGTAAGCTATTTTGATGATCACCGTCAAgaagtctctttttttaatcaaaaaaagcatttttaatttatttctaaaatcaTCTTTAACTATTTTCACACATGATCTCAAATtccaaagaaataaacaacaaagaaaaaaaaaaaaaagggaaatccTCCGATGTTGGCGTTTCTACAGTGAAGAGCTGGTGACAACCTCAGGGAAACCAGGGCTGCCTGAATGCTGAGTTTAAGTTCACAGAGCCTTAACCcggggaagaggaggaagaagaggagtcGTCCAGCAGGCTGTGTGCGCCCTCTGGTGTCAAGTCTatcaagcagcagcagcagccagtaGAAgcgccaaaaaaacaaaaacccaaaacgaACCTCATGCCCCCCACCCCTGACAAAAACCCGGAGAGATCCCCCACCAGACAGGACAACCACCCCCACTCACATGACAGGATGATCCATGCTGTGGACGTCCAGCTcacaaagtgcaaaaacaaagcaaaaaaaaaaagacaaacatcgACAAATAGATTCTCtacaaatataaatgaacaGACAGCAGATGTGAGACTCGCTAAAGACCCAACAGCAGTGATCAGGTCTGAAGCAAATTAATAACttacaaacagaagaaaattcTTAACAAAAAACTACTTGGTTTtgcttcattgtattttatgacAGAAAGGACCAACATCCTATGAAATCACTACATGAAGTGAAAATGCTGCGTTAGATGCAAAGCAGCCCATAACAACACATAATGAGGGTGTTACAGGAGCACGACGTTTTGCTTCTAGACTCATCAAATTCTGTgaacaaattatatattttttttcttcaaagttaCAGAGAAAGCaaggtcatttttttcccaaccAGAGGAGACGTGGAGGAGGTGGGAAAGGTCAGGAGGTCTCGGCGGCGTCGGTTGTCGAAAGCATTCAGAAGACGGCGAGTAACTGAGGACGAGCAGTGGTCAAACGGCATGAGAACAATACGAGACGCGTATGAGCAAGAATCACCGTCGTCCGGAACAGAGAGATGAACACAGAATGACAGAGTTTGATTCCGGAGGACTCACAAAAACGGGGATGGATGCCTTCCCAGCTGGCTTCACCGCCCCAGCCTCTCCACATCCGTTTCATGTGATTTGTCGATACAGTGCTCGATTCTTCTCTCTAAAATTAGCTTCTGAACTTCCCTTTAGACTTTACAGTACATTACACTATAGTACACAACAAGGACTCTGGACAGCAGTGGGACTCCGAGCTCAGGCTGTGAGGAAAACGCTCCTCACAACGCCGCTTTCCTTTCAAGTCACTGTCGTGTCAAAAGTCCAGACGCCTGGCGGTTTCGCCCGCAGCGGCCGGGCGATCTAAGCGGCCCAGAGCGGTTTGTGCGTGCCTCAGTCCTGCCCCAGGTCTCTCACGGGGCCGCCGTCCAGGTAGATCTTGAGGGCCTTCTCTTTGCGCGGCGAGTAGCTGACGCGGTGTCCCGTCTTCAACAGGCGGCTGCTTTCCTTCTTCATCAGCTCGTTGCGCTCGTCCTCAGACAGCTCCAGAGGTTCGTCTCTGCTGTCCCTGCACCGACAGAGACGGCGCACGTGATTTAAGTCCACCGTGAAAGCCATAATcgtgattttgtaaataaatcttttgaaaCGATAAATAAAAAGCCAGCTTCAAACATGCATTACATTTAGTTTGAGTCTTCAAGCAAGTAACAAAAGACAATAATGTTTACTAGTCTGTTCCGACTCAATGCGTTAACCtgagaaaatctaattttgagATCCGAATATCTAATTTTGGATGTCAACCTTTTACAGTCTTTAAGAGTTTACGCTTAACCAGTGATGACCTTTAAATTTTGAGTTAAAACGCACCTCTTTAGCgtcttattatttatttatatatcactCCCAAATGTTTGTAGTTTGTGGTCAGCTGTATACCATCTTTTTTGATAGGAATCgaattaaaaagtataaaatcgGTCGACATCAGAGACTGCGTAAACATGTCACCACgttattgaaaaacttacctGTAGAAGACCACGGCTCCATCGTCACAGATGTACAGAGGCCACACATTCAGAGTCGAAACTTTTGGATTCCAGTCCAAATCCTGATGGATTTCCAACACGGATATATCACATGGAAACGTTCCCCTGCCCTGCACAGCAGAGTCATGCAGCTCGtgaatacaacaaaaaaaaaaacacgacatGAAGAAACCTGGTCTGAAATATCGAAATGCTCATACCTTTGCAAATTCCAAGTTCTCCAGGGGAATACCACTCATTTCACTGAGCTGCAAAAGTAAAGAAGAAGATGTTTACCATATCAtcaattaagacaaaactgtatCAAGTCACTACAATTGACAGAAAGCAATTCAGCAGAAAGAATCGAGCATTTTTATCCATCTCTTAACATGTACAGggagaaaaattttaaataaaaacaattatatgaACATTGTACAAAAATTACCACATGAAAGTGAGAACGAGGCTACTACCTTCAGCCATCAGATGGCGACAACTGCACAAAGAAGTCATGTACAATGAAgatcttgatttttcttttttaattaattgccTTAGCAGCACTAAATTATTGTCAGAAACTGACTGCTGTCATcttgttcaagaaaaaaaatatatgataaaTGATTAAAAGCCTTTTGGCCATAGCTGGGACGATCGAGTCTTTTGCGCAAAGTGCAAAAGTAACCAGGTGACAGAAATACCTTTTCCTTTAGCTCTTCCACACTGCTGCTCTCCAGAATGGCTTCCTGGAAAGGTCCCAGCTTCATAGTAGCCGGGTTCCACTTCCGGGTCAGAATGGCCAGCTGCGACATGGACTTCATCTTCTCTGAGTCTGAGAATGAGCAAACGACGACTCAAACGCACATAACTCTGTACCAGCAGTGGGCCGGCTATCGGAGTCAAGTTATACTAAGGCTTTACAAAGTTGACGCTTTACAATATTGATAAAAGAGACCCTACATTGGTAGCAGAAATTTTAAGTTGGAAACATGGCATGGAAACAACAGGAGGACCACATAGTGTTAAAGTGAGGCGATTTTAAAATTGCAGCTGGAAAGTTTTGAGCAGCACTACTGCAATTAATAAGTAGAGCATTATAGGAGCAgtagaaacaaataaattgctgattaaaatcacatacattttcattttcacaatacTGTGGcatctgtcattaaaaaaaatgtcacagcGTCACACTGACAGACTAATGCTGGCCCACGTCAAACTAGAGCTAACTAGgcatttatttctaaacatagattttacatttttattacataaaatggTGAACACCGATCTGTTAGAGGATTTAGGAGGCCGTGGTTAGTTTAACATCTTTTCATTATTGTACATTAAGAGTACAGTGACTTTCTATTCATGGAAAGTCATCAAGATCTCATAAAACTCAGTGATGGCCTTTGTTTTAACACAAgttataaaatgcatttcaacttgttttataaaatctgctgagcattttttatatattgttttaccATCCAAGACTTCCAGGAAAACCTCCCAGTTTGAGGAAATGCTGATGTCTTCCTCGTAAACGTGGTAATCCAAAAACACCGTTCCTGGATTCTTCCACGTCTTTTTCCTGAGACGAACCCTACccacacacaaataaatgtatgaacCGTTTCGTCAAAACAAtctttttcttaataaaaacgTTAAACACGCCAAACTCATCGCCTGACTGATCTTACCTGTCGATGCTGAGGTCGAGCTTGCACTGCTCTTTTAACTGAGGAAGCAGCTCCTCTTTGGACTGTCTGACAGTCATGCCCTTAGCAAACACCGTGTCCACTAAAAACTTACaaggctgcagaaaaaaatatattactgaGCACCTGAATAAAAGACAAAGTGAACTGACACCACGCACTGTTGTCGCACAAGGGCAGCAATTAAAATGGACGCTCACAACCGTGAAGGCTTAGCGTAACGAATAGTTGAAAAGGAAGTGAGGAAATGCTGATGAAGCTGCTCATAAACCACTTCAGGAGCTACGCCGTCCGATCATGATGACATTTAATCATATCTTACCTCTGGTTCATTCACGAGCAGCTGGAACACCTTGACTCTGTATTCACCCTTTTTTAATGCTCTTCCCAGTCGAATGGTTATCTGAGCAGTCAAAGAGAAACTTCAATTAGAACCCAAAAGGCCTTTTTACACAAACTGCTCCCTCAGTCAGAAATACCCTGGGCAGCTCGTCCTGACCTTGTTGTCGTCGGAGAACGACGAGAGCGTTTCGTTGAGCCGTACGCTCTCAAACTCCTGGTTGTTGGCGTAAACTCGAAACACCTTGAACTGGGACGACGGGACTCCGACGTAGGGCTCCAGGTTCTGCTTGAATGCTGCCAACGTTATTCTCTTGTCCACGTGAATCACTAGACCTGAGAGGAAACATGGGACAACATTTCAGACTAAAAATAATCTCTTACATTGTTAActtgaagaacaaaaaatgaattaaaaaatcaCTAAGCGTAGGGGCTGGGCGATAAATCGATTTTAGCATTTCatcaaatgtttggtttttgaagatttaatttttggaaaagtttttagATCACAATCAGAAGTGATGTTAGCACGTTTTAatgcttgtatttattttgctttacgAGAATAGTCGtaatattacaagaatgaaGACATACgacaaagttgaaataatatgagaacGAAGGGTTAATATTGGCCGAGAACAATCGCAATATTAGAAGAATGCAGTAATAATTTTAAGATAATTTCAACAcgaaaaatcaaaattaaaaagacagaaCCACACGAACTGAGCTGGTCAAGCCACACCTCGATAACTATTAAAGCTgctttctcattaaaacaaatctttttctaaaactttaagacacttttctattaaaattaCGTCTGTAGTCGACTAATATTATAACTGTATTCTCTAAATTTAGAAATTCTCGTAACCTGTCCCTAGTAATCAGCCGTATATCTCACAGAAGtgataacagaaataaaagcttctttctgaaaatattttgtcatttgtaatttcttttttagacaaaaaaaagattaaaattgtaaaagtttctaacaaaagaaagaaaaaactatttttaagcCACATTGTCAAGCCTTACTAAGAGAATATTCCTGTAATAAAgtcaattaaattttattaaaatgcaaacagagaGTTAAAAAACAAAGGGTAAAAGCCGTTACATTTGTGTGTATTCCACGAAGCGTCATCCTGAGAGTAAGGCTCTGCTCTGAAGTACAGGTACCGAGCTTCTGCCTTGCTCTTCCCGTTGTCGTCATACTCGCTGTCGGTCCCAGAGTCTTCCTCAGCAGTGTCCCAGGTCTCCTTCTTGCCCTCGTGGGCTTTGGAGCGTCGGCTGCTGGTGATGCTGTGTGAATCCAGGCCGTTGGCCAGCTGGATGGGGCCGCTGTCCGCGTTGCACAGCGTGTCGCTGCTGTGGCTGGAGCTCAGGATGTCGCTGTCCACTGAGCTTGTGCTACGGTCATTGTTCACCTCAGAGTCTGAGCGCTCCTCGCAAACAAACTGGTTCTCCGTGTCGGAGGAGCCGGATATCCGGTTCTCCAGCTCCCTGCTGTCTGCCGCCACGCACAGCGAAGAGTTCGAGTCCGCCTCCTGCGTTGGCGACTCGATGTGCTCAAAGTCGCTGGTGTCGGAGCTTTTCTGGCTGTCGCTGGCGCTGgagccctgctgctgctgctgcagagacagGTTCTTTAACTTCTCCGTGCTCTCCTCCAGTATCGCTTCCACAGATTTCCTGTTGCCCTTCGACCCTTCGAAGGGACCGTCAGCGTCTTCTCCTGCTTTTTGACAAAGAGTTCTGCTGGCCAAGGTGCCAGGAGATTGCTCAGGCAGCAAGACAAACAGGCGGATCGTGTTCCCGTGGCGATCCAACAGTTTCCACAAGAGCGAGTCGGTGAAAGGAACCTGATGATCAGTCAACTCTGAGCTCTCCACAAAAACCTGGTGAAAGAGAATTTGACTAAATGTTCAGAGTTTCAAACATCTACAACTCAAACATCAGGGGAGAAAAGAAGACCTTGTTACTCCTGAAGAAACCCTCGGCTTTTAGCGTCTTGTTTGGGACATAGAGCAGCCTGAGGTCGTTGTAGCACCGCTCCAAGACCACGCGCATGGTTTCTGCAGACAGACCTGTAGcctaacaaaacacacacacacacacacacaaggtaTTCACCTCTCATCCCACTTTCTCCCAGCCAATATACACTTAATATAGAGTTGGATCTCAATAATTAAGTTAGCGAAAATTTCTTTCAGtcaatgaaaaagtaaaactcagATCATGGACTTACTCTGTAGATGGTTGACACTGATATCTtaaaatttctgtttgtttttttcccattgatCTGAtgtcattttcataatttttgagTTCTCTAGCTGCAAGTCATATTCAtcaaaatgtacagaaataaacacaaagtacttaatttgatgtgtaatgaatgtttttgaatttcccttttttaactgaaatattgagaacaacaaaattttaaatggcCGTATAATTAATCGACGCACGTGTACAcaagaaaaaacccccaaaataattaaaaaaattgaaaagatGAAGAAACCTGTGCTATAAGCTGTTTGAATTCAGTGATAGACTGGTTCAGGTACGCTCGCACGCTGATCGGAAGGGCGATGGTCTCCGTCTTCAGATCAACAACGTGGACCTTCACCATCACCTCTGTCggcaaataagtaaaaaaaaaacacaaaattcaaataaaggGACTGAGCCTCTAACCGTCCCTGCAGCCCCACATTCACTTCCAAACATTTAAACGCCAGCAGATGACTGACCTCCGGGTTTATATGGCTGGAAGACCTGATCAGGCCGGCGAGTCTCAAGGAGCAAATCGAACATGTACGAGGACTTGACGCCTCCAAGCAGGAGCCCCATGGGGGTGTCTTCCTCGCCTTCGTACGACCGCTCCAGATACTCGTGGAACTCATCATACTTTACCAGGCGACAGCAGTCCAGAGGGACAACTCCCTCCAGCTCCATCAGCTGAAGAAGcacagaaaagtaaaagaaaatattaaaatttctgATTAGTGATGGTCAAATGTAGAAGAGCAACAACTAAACCCACCTTGTAGGCCATTTCTGTTGCTTCTCTGAGAGTTTTATCTTTATGAACCTCCAACTTGCTCTCCATCATCATTTTGACAGGATGCACACAGAAGAGCTTGATCTGAAAATCGGGATAAAAAGATCGTCAACTTTTTTTGTAGCTAATGATGTGTTACTTTAATTAATCCTTAGAAGTCGAACATACttatctgaaacacaaaaatacctTGCAAGTGTTTCGTTCGATTTCTCTCTGGCGCTTCTCTTGCTCTTCGGATTCCTTCTCCTTCTGAACCAAACTCTTTATGTGCTCTGGGAA
This genomic window contains:
- the usp47 gene encoding ubiquitin carboxyl-terminal hydrolase 47 isoform X1 encodes the protein MEMVPSEENQFVPKEGLFWSCRQSVIDEIKRISQIHNAAEEPRVLCIIQDTTSAKTVNERLTLNLPASTTLSKLYEDVAHKAGYVNGSFDLAWGNAQNMAPLEHNSEMSLSDSSFEPGGKKNFLQLTDKDGEQPQIASDESGTADSSGLDDSSQERFIGPLQRDGSAGGSGDYSSPSYSYSSILSKSETGYVGLVNQAMTCYLNSLLQTLFMTPEFRNALYNWEFEESEEDPVTSIPYQLQRLFVLLQTSKKRAIETTDVTRSFGWDSSEAWQQHDVQELCRVMFDALEQKWKQTEQADLINQLYQGKLKDYVRCLECGYESWRIDTYLDIPLVIRPFGASQAYGSVEEALQAFIQPETLDGPNQYFCERCKKKCDARKGLRFLHFPYLLTLQLKRFDFDYTTMHRIKLNDRMTFPEELDMSPFIDVEDEKSPQTESCTDSGAENEGSCHSDQMSNDFSTDDCVDEGICLDSTSSTERALKPKSLLTFELFSVMVHSGSAAGGHYYAYIKSFGDGQWYSFNDQHVSKITQDDIRKTYGGSSGSRGYYSSAFASSTNAYMLIYRLKDPSRNSRFLSVEDFPEHIKSLVQKEKESEEQEKRQREIERNTCKIKLFCVHPVKMMMESKLEVHKDKTLREATEMAYKLMELEGVVPLDCCRLVKYDEFHEYLERSYEGEEDTPMGLLLGGVKSSYMFDLLLETRRPDQVFQPYKPGEVMVKVHVVDLKTETIALPISVRAYLNQSITEFKQLIAQATGLSAETMRVVLERCYNDLRLLYVPNKTLKAEGFFRSNKVFVESSELTDHQVPFTDSLLWKLLDRHGNTIRLFVLLPEQSPGTLASRTLCQKAGEDADGPFEGSKGNRKSVEAILEESTEKLKNLSLQQQQQGSSASDSQKSSDTSDFEHIESPTQEADSNSSLCVAADSRELENRISGSSDTENQFVCEERSDSEVNNDRSTSSVDSDILSSSHSSDTLCNADSGPIQLANGLDSHSITSSRRSKAHEGKKETWDTAEEDSGTDSEYDDNGKSKAEARYLYFRAEPYSQDDASWNTHKCLVIHVDKRITLAAFKQNLEPYVGVPSSQFKVFRVYANNQEFESVRLNETLSSFSDDNKITIRLGRALKKGEYRVKVFQLLVNEPEPCKFLVDTVFAKGMTVRQSKEELLPQLKEQCKLDLSIDRVRLRKKTWKNPGTVFLDYHVYEEDISISSNWEVFLEVLDDSEKMKSMSQLAILTRKWNPATMKLGPFQEAILESSSVEELKEKLSEMSGIPLENLEFAKGRGTFPCDISVLEIHQDLDWNPKVSTLNVWPLYICDDGAVVFYRDSRDEPLELSEDERNELMKKESSRLLKTGHRVSYSPRKEKALKIYLDGGPVRDLGQD
- the usp47 gene encoding ubiquitin carboxyl-terminal hydrolase 47 isoform X2, whose translation is MEMVPSEENQFVPKEIHNAAEEPRVLCIIQDTTSAKTVNERLTLNLPASTTLSKLYEDVAHKAGYVNGSFDLAWGNAQNMAPLEHNSEMSLSDSSFEPGGKKNFLQLTDKDGEQPQIASDESGTADSSGLDDSSQERFIGPLQRDGSAGGSGDYSSPSYSYSSILSKSETGYVGLVNQAMTCYLNSLLQTLFMTPEFRNALYNWEFEESEEDPVTSIPYQLQRLFVLLQTSKKRAIETTDVTRSFGWDSSEAWQQHDVQELCRVMFDALEQKWKQTEQADLINQLYQGKLKDYVRCLECGYESWRIDTYLDIPLVIRPFGASQAYGSVEEALQAFIQPETLDGPNQYFCERCKKKCDARKGLRFLHFPYLLTLQLKRFDFDYTTMHRIKLNDRMTFPEELDMSPFIDVEDEKSPQTESCTDSGAENEGSCHSDQMSNDFSTDDCVDEGICLDSTSSTERALKPKSLLTFELFSVMVHSGSAAGGHYYAYIKSFGDGQWYSFNDQHVSKITQDDIRKTYGGSSGSRGYYSSAFASSTNAYMLIYRLKDPSRNSRFLSVEDFPEHIKSLVQKEKESEEQEKRQREIERNTCKIKLFCVHPVKMMMESKLEVHKDKTLREATEMAYKLMELEGVVPLDCCRLVKYDEFHEYLERSYEGEEDTPMGLLLGGVKSSYMFDLLLETRRPDQVFQPYKPGEVMVKVHVVDLKTETIALPISVRAYLNQSITEFKQLIAQATGLSAETMRVVLERCYNDLRLLYVPNKTLKAEGFFRSNKVFVESSELTDHQVPFTDSLLWKLLDRHGNTIRLFVLLPEQSPGTLASRTLCQKAGEDADGPFEGSKGNRKSVEAILEESTEKLKNLSLQQQQQGSSASDSQKSSDTSDFEHIESPTQEADSNSSLCVAADSRELENRISGSSDTENQFVCEERSDSEVNNDRSTSSVDSDILSSSHSSDTLCNADSGPIQLANGLDSHSITSSRRSKAHEGKKETWDTAEEDSGTDSEYDDNGKSKAEARYLYFRAEPYSQDDASWNTHKCLVIHVDKRITLAAFKQNLEPYVGVPSSQFKVFRVYANNQEFESVRLNETLSSFSDDNKITIRLGRALKKGEYRVKVFQLLVNEPEPCKFLVDTVFAKGMTVRQSKEELLPQLKEQCKLDLSIDRVRLRKKTWKNPGTVFLDYHVYEEDISISSNWEVFLEVLDDSEKMKSMSQLAILTRKWNPATMKLGPFQEAILESSSVEELKEKLSEMSGIPLENLEFAKGRGTFPCDISVLEIHQDLDWNPKVSTLNVWPLYICDDGAVVFYRDSRDEPLELSEDERNELMKKESSRLLKTGHRVSYSPRKEKALKIYLDGGPVRDLGQD
- the usp47 gene encoding ubiquitin carboxyl-terminal hydrolase 47 isoform X3, whose product is MLAPNCFLCTRQDRKFVGNEFKGSLTAAPLEHNSEMSLSDSSFEPGGKKNFLQLTDKDGEQPQIASDESGTADSSGLDDSSQERFIGPLQRDGSAGGSGDYSSPSYSYSSILSKSETGYVGLVNQAMTCYLNSLLQTLFMTPEFRNALYNWEFEESEEDPVTSIPYQLQRLFVLLQTSKKRAIETTDVTRSFGWDSSEAWQQHDVQELCRVMFDALEQKWKQTEQADLINQLYQGKLKDYVRCLECGYESWRIDTYLDIPLVIRPFGASQAYGSVEEALQAFIQPETLDGPNQYFCERCKKKCDARKGLRFLHFPYLLTLQLKRFDFDYTTMHRIKLNDRMTFPEELDMSPFIDVEDEKSPQTESCTDSGAENEGSCHSDQMSNDFSTDDCVDEGICLDSTSSTERALKPKSLLTFELFSVMVHSGSAAGGHYYAYIKSFGDGQWYSFNDQHVSKITQDDIRKTYGGSSGSRGYYSSAFASSTNAYMLIYRLKDPSRNSRFLSVEDFPEHIKSLVQKEKESEEQEKRQREIERNTCKIKLFCVHPVKMMMESKLEVHKDKTLREATEMAYKLMELEGVVPLDCCRLVKYDEFHEYLERSYEGEEDTPMGLLLGGVKSSYMFDLLLETRRPDQVFQPYKPGEVMVKVHVVDLKTETIALPISVRAYLNQSITEFKQLIAQATGLSAETMRVVLERCYNDLRLLYVPNKTLKAEGFFRSNKVFVESSELTDHQVPFTDSLLWKLLDRHGNTIRLFVLLPEQSPGTLASRTLCQKAGEDADGPFEGSKGNRKSVEAILEESTEKLKNLSLQQQQQGSSASDSQKSSDTSDFEHIESPTQEADSNSSLCVAADSRELENRISGSSDTENQFVCEERSDSEVNNDRSTSSVDSDILSSSHSSDTLCNADSGPIQLANGLDSHSITSSRRSKAHEGKKETWDTAEEDSGTDSEYDDNGKSKAEARYLYFRAEPYSQDDASWNTHKCLVIHVDKRITLAAFKQNLEPYVGVPSSQFKVFRVYANNQEFESVRLNETLSSFSDDNKITIRLGRALKKGEYRVKVFQLLVNEPEPCKFLVDTVFAKGMTVRQSKEELLPQLKEQCKLDLSIDRVRLRKKTWKNPGTVFLDYHVYEEDISISSNWEVFLEVLDDSEKMKSMSQLAILTRKWNPATMKLGPFQEAILESSSVEELKEKLSEMSGIPLENLEFAKGRGTFPCDISVLEIHQDLDWNPKVSTLNVWPLYICDDGAVVFYRDSRDEPLELSEDERNELMKKESSRLLKTGHRVSYSPRKEKALKIYLDGGPVRDLGQD